The region AGCGGAAGGGATTGGGCCTCGGGGGGCTGGTGCCCCCTCCCGTGGCCACCGCCATGGTCTGGTCGTCCATCACACAGCCGTACTCGCTGCTCTCGGTGAAGAAGGCCGGCACTCGGAGGGActaggggtgggggcggggcgcgggcctCAGACTCTCCCAGCGGCGCCGCACCCCAATCCCTCCCCGGGCGCCAGCggcagacagggagggggagaggcacgAGTcaggcagacacacagacagacagacagacggacagacagggCCAGGAGGACCCTGGGCGCGCCCCGTGTCCGGAGCGGATGGTGGGAAGAAGAGGCTTTCGGAAAAGGAGGAGGGGtcggggcaggaggagagagcaggTCCCTTttgccccatcccccacctggAGCCGGGGCAGCGAGCTCAGCCAGGTGTCCTTGAGACCGAAGCCGGAGTTAAACCCTGCAGATAGAGGGAGAGCGGGCAGATGCTGTCGCCCGTGGCCTTCTCCCGCCTCCCCACACGCCTACCCCAGGCTCTTACCGATAACCAGGTCAGGTTTGGGCCCCTGGAGCAGGTGGTAGGGCCGTGCAGACACCTTGATCTGCAGGTCCCTGCGGCCCCCCTTCTCCTTGGTCCCGGAGCTGAGCCGCCCCGATACCCCAGAACCAGGACGGACAGACACTTCTGGGCCATCCTGGGGAGCCAGGAGCGGAGTGGAGAAACGGCTAGACGTTAGGGCGCTGGGAAGCTGCCTTGGGCAAGACGGGGGAGAgcggggagggaggcgggagagcaggccccacccccacccgcccaccAGCCCTCACCCTCTGCAGGGTAAAATGCTGCTGGTCACTCTCGGGGGGCAGGCCGTCGCCCACAAACTGCAGCTCTAGGGCCACGTGGGGGAGCAGGACCAAGAGCTCCTGAAggacagagaagacagatcaggggCTCACCTTGCGCGCACCTCCACGTACCCAACCTTCTGTCCCGGAGGGACTTACCCAAAACACCATGACCAGGTCAAACTCCTTCCCGGCCTCCACCACGTGGATTTTCAGTGACTGCTTGTTCTGGATGTTGAGCTCAGGAACTGGGGGAGAAGCTGGCCACTTAAGAAGATGGTCTCCCTTCCCCTcgtccccctccagccccctgcccccctgccccctgcacttCTGTCCCCCTGCTCGGCTCTCCTTACAGGACTGGGGCACCAGGTGGGTGATGACGTAGTACACAGTCAGCGGGTAGGTGAGAAGCACAGCCATGGGGGAGTCCAAGCCGAGGCCCCTCCACCTGTAGTAATCCTGCCATGAGCCTGGGGAGAGTGGGTTACTGAGGGACCTGGTCCAGGCCTGGACCCCAGCCCCTCCAGTCTAACAGCCCCCTTTTTCTCCGCCACCCAGACTGCGTCCTCcggtctctgtctctatctgtggCTCCCTTAAGGCCCCCCAGCTCACCAAAGAAGCTCCTGGGTGGATCTGGGGGCACAGGAGGCATCAGGGCAGGCCCATCCCCCTGGAGAAGCTGGTAGGGATCTcctgagaggaaggaaggaagatgatcCTGGTGTCAGAGAGACCCCCATCGagcccttccccctcttccttccaaAGGAGTTGTATTCCCCGGAGCTGCAAGCAAGAGCAGTGGACAGTGGCCTGTGGGTGAGGCTTCTggaaggggtgggcaggggtgacTTCCCTGAGGACTGGGGATACGTCTACGATAGTCCTGGGGGTGATGGTGGAGTTTGGTGCTTATGCAGAGGCATTATCTGGGATCCGGACAACTTGTTTCTCTCCCGTCCTTCCCTCTAGGCTGAGGGGCCCGTGCCTGAAGAGAACCCCACAAACCACTGAGAAGAAGGCTGAGGGATGGCGTGCTGccccgggggtgcctgggcgtGCCAGGGCCTGGAATCAGCATGCTGAGCTGGGTCCAGTAGCCACGAGTGAGGCCCCGTGAGGCCAGGAAGGCCTCCTTGTTGAAGGTTTCACTGGTCACCTCtgcagaaggaggaggggaggggttgaGGGCCTGGTGGCCAGGACCCCAGACTACAGCTCTGCTCAGTTTCTCCCAAGGACCCTGGGTCTGAATCTCGTTCTGAGTGTCTACAGCATAGCAGGTGTGAACACCACAGAATCCTTAGAACGATTTTCCGGGCTTGAGCATTTGTTAATATACTTAtattgcagatgaggaaacagagggtcTAAAAAGTTAAGTCACCAGTTAGGGGTGGAGCTGGGCTGCCCCGATCCCCTGAGCTGTCTCAAGGACCCAGGCACACACTCCTCAGCCCCAGACCCTGTGTTCAGCTCCAGGGGTCTAGTCCCCAGCCCTTGTTTCTGGGATCCAGCCCCCAGCACTACTAACCCGTCAGCCCCAGGACCCCGTAGCCGGGCACCCAGCCCCGGTTCCTCCCACCCCATCTCGATCTCCTGGTGGTACCTGTGGCGTAGGTAAAAGGCAGCGTTGCCAGTTCTCCGGCACGTTCCATGAAGGCCGCGAGCCTCGGGCACCAAAACCGGTGGCTCACGTCATCCGGACATCGCCGCCAGTCGGCCCGGAGACAAGACTCTCCGCAGTACAAGACCGCGCTacactgggggctgggggcacggGGGGTGGGGACACCCGGCGTTAATCTCTGGAGGCCCTCGGTCTGCTGTCTGTCCGTCCTGCCGCTGCCCGTATATCACCTGGTCTGTTTTCCTGTATATTCTGCTGTCAACAGctgcccttttcttccttttatttccccGTCCCCATTCTGTCTTCCGGGCCCCCCAGCGGCCAGCTTTGTCTTGTTTCCTGACTGTTGGGGTCTTCCTCCCTGTCACCCCCCTCTTTCTGGCTGCTCACCAAGGTGTCAGCTTCACTTCAAAGCTATGTCTGTGACAGACGTGGCAGGTTCGAGCCCGAAGGGAGGCAAACGTGAAGCCTGGCCGGGGACCCCATGTGCGCATCGGCGTCTTGGCTAGCTTCACTCCCAGCCTCGGGACCAGACTCTCCAGCTCTCTGAGTGGGGGTGGAGACGGAGTCAGCCTCGGGGTTGCTCAGGAGTCCAGACTCctagctccccccacccctcgaTCTCAGATACTGGATTTCTGTACCGATGCAGCTGGGCATCTCCCACAGTCAGCTGTCGGGGCTTTCGAGGGTCTCCGGAGCCCATGGGGCAGGCCATGCTGTGGCAGAGGAGAGCATAGGCCCGAGGGGCCAGGTTCTCTGGCCCTGAGCCCTTGCCTGCACTGCCCTGGGCTCCATCCATTAGTAGGTCAATGCCCAAGATGGTGCCATGTTCGTCTGTTACCAGCAAGAGGCAGGAAAGGTGCAGGGGGGCAGCCTctggggaagaaggggaaagtcAGGGGTGTGAACATCAGGCCTAGGGGGGCTGGGCAAGTCAACAAAATGAACAGGAGGGACCAGGGAGAGAGGACGTGACTCATCTGCTGGGGCCAACTGCTGCACAGGCAGAAATGCAGGCCTGCTGTTGCAACTTTAAATGTTTCTTGAGTTTGTTTGGCTTTTAATTTCAATGTATAAATGttgactcaaatttaaaaaaaaaacaacaaacaaatcaaaaaccaaaaaaacattgTGGGTCAATGAAAACACCTTTTCGGGCGACATCAGCCTGCAGGCCACCGTCAGTGACTCCTGGCCAGGCTCTGAGAGGTACAGGAGGTCTTCcaaagcaggggggggggggggcgtgcagagaggggtcagggcagggccaggcccccACCCCGGGGTCTTACCACTTCTCcgccccttcctcctctcaggGACTGCTTCGTCCTCTGCCTTGTCTTCTCGGCAGCAATCCTggccacctcctccacctcctgcctGTCGCTCCGGCTCCTCTGGCCTCCCTGGAGGGTTTGCTTCCTGGGGGGAGTCCCTGCTGGTAGGGGCAGGGGCCCCATTTTTGTCTGGATCTACCTTCTCCAAGCCTgcaccctcctcctctccactctcttcctcctcctcctcctctgcttcctccccttcctccaggctGACAAAACTGACATAGGGGCTTAGGTCTCGCAGGTGGAGTGGGGGCTCATCTCCCAGGAACTGGGCAGCCCCCAGGCCCGATCCAGGGCCTGGCTCTGCTCCTTGCCCCAGGCTGATGCCCACATTACGGTTGGGCAGAACATGCAGCACCCAAAGGGCGGGGTCCTGGGGCAGCCTTCTGATCTGCGTCTCCAGCTGGCGCCAGCGGCCCTCAAGGCTGGCCCCCACAGCCCCGCGCTCTGTCGCGAACTTTCGGAACCAGCCAAACAGGAGGGCAGCGAAATCAAGGAATTCATCCCGGTATCCAGATACAAACTCCATGTCTTCAGGGCCACAGGGGCCTGGGCCCAGACTGAGCAGAGGAACGGATGTATGGTGAGGGGAGTTGGGGGCCGGGTCACAAGATGGGGAGGGCGTGGGTCTGAGGGTCACGTACGAGGGGAACCTCTGGATTGGAGGAATGTTAGGAGCAGAGGCTAGTTTTCGGGGCTCAGGGTGGGAATGGGGAATAGACTTGGAAGGGGGCGAGGAGGCTTTAGGAGGAGTAGTCACGAGAGAGGCGGTATTGGGGGTTCAAACCCTCAGGACCGGGGTTCGAGCGCTGAGCAGGTTTGGAGGGCCAACCCGAGGGGAAGGGTTTGGGCAGGAGGCAAGACTCCGGGATCCGTCTGAGCCGGGGCATCCCTCCGGCTTGGATCGGTTCGGCGGGGAGCCCCAGGGGACCCAGCCCCTCCCGGCCGCTCCGCTCCTCCGGTACCTGCAGCCGCCACCACTTTTCGAAGGTAAATACCTCGGggctggctggggggtggggtggggggcgcgggtGTGACGTCAGGGCCGCCCGAGCCCGCCCTTGGTGGCCACACCCCGCGCGTCGGGAGCGCGCGCCGAGGGGGCCCGGCCGGTGTGCGGCCCCCGCCCGGACTTCCCCGGCCGGCATCACCGGCATGTGACCCGGGCGCGCCGGGAGGCGAAAGCGCGTCGGAGTCCTGAGCTCGAGGCCTGACCTAGGCGGGCGGACGGCAGCCGGAGTCAGCCCGTCGGGCCTCCCGCCCCCCGCGCAGCCGGCTTTTCCTTTGCTTTCGGCGCGCGTTCCCGGCgggcgcgggggcgcgggggcgcggggcCCCGCCTCCGGGGTTTTCCCCGCGGCGGGAGGCGCGGTCCGCGAGGTCCTCGCAGTACCGACCGCGCTGTCGGTTCGGACGGTGCGTGCGCGGCAGGAGGGCGCCGCCAGCTCGCGCAGCCCCCCGACCCGGGCTCGCGCCCACGGGACCGGGAGGAACTCTTTGGACGCCGCGCTCCGGTGCCGCCGGGTCCCCGACATGAGGCGGCCCTGGGGACTCCGGTCCCTcgctctcctcctcctgctggaGCTGCTGCCTCCGCCAGGTTCGTCCGGAGCGGGGTGGCGCCCAGACTCCCGAGTCCGGGAACGGGACGGGATGGGAGGGGGGCGCCGAGGGCCGCAGGGTTGTGGTGGGTAAGTAAGTGCCGAGCCCGGGTCCCCAGGCCGCCGGGGCAGCGAGGGGGCCAGCTGCCTGAGGTTGGGGACAGGCTGGGGGACACCTGGGCTGGGGGACGATCAGGGACGCGTTTGGCGGTGTGATGGGTGGGTTGTGCCCGGTGGTGAGATCCCGGGATCTAGCGAAGAGGCTGCAACGGAGCAGTGGGTTGGAGCTTCGGTGGCGGCCGGGGGAGCCCCTCCGGCCGGGAACCTGTGCCGACTACCTCTGTCCTGTCCCGCTCAGGCGATGGCAACGAGGGCAGCGTCACTGGCAGCTGTTACTGCGGGACAACAATTTCTTCCGGCTCCCCTCCAAAGCGTCAGTTACTGGCACATCTCCGAAAGCACCTGAAAGTGTATCATCGCTGTAACTCCTACATCCGGTAATCTCACTGACCGCTGGGGAGGGCAGCGCCTCCGGGTGGCGCGAGGACCCCCTCTGGTCAAACTGGAACCCCTGGGAGCCCCCTCTCCGGGTTGTGTTTGCTCCACAGTGTGCACAGCTTTGTTTCCCTGTCTTATGTACGTGGGAATTTCCTGTTCTGGGAAAAAGGCCTCACTTGCTGTTGGTGATGACCTCACATCTTTGGAATGAGGAAAGGGTTGGGAGAAGGGGTGCAGCTTGTGAGACCCCGCCTTTCCTCGGCAGGTTCCAGCTACCTGTCCGGAGTGTGTGTGGGGGCAGCAGAGACCAATGGGTTCAAGAACTGATGAACTGCTTTGATCTCAGAGGTATGagctttcccccctcctccctgagaTCTGTTTCCAGGGCTGCGTCCTCCCCCTTACAGTCTTCTTTACCTGGCTCCTCTCCTGTGACACCTCACTTTTCTATGGTTTCTGGTGCCGGCCAAAGCCCCTTCCGTCCCAGTTCCCCCAACATCATTCACTGTGACtttattaaggaaatttaaagatATACACAAAAGTTGAAAGAACTGTATAGTGAGCATCCAGATACCCATGGCCTGGGTTCTACAGTATGTGGCTTttacatattcatattttatgcattttgtgTAGTTTGTACGCGTAAATATAGCTTATATTTTACAATATCAGGTTTCCAACATGGAAGCCATATTTGCCTTAGTgtgtgtccatctgtctgtccgtcCTTCCATCCACCATCGGCCCGCCTTACTTTCCGATGCATTTCCAAGTCTGCTGCAGGCACGACCTCACATCATTTCAGCATGTACGTTAGGCTCCAGAGACCTACATTATTGCGTTTAAGCCTCCTAGCTACTGTGGCCGTTGGTACTAACATTATCCCTGCTTTACGACTGAAAGAAAGGAGTCCCAGAGAGGCTGAGAGGCAAGGGACAGGTCACACAACTGCTTTGTAGCAGAGCcagggtccccccacccccacccctggggtcGCTCTACCTCCCAGCGCAGAGCGCATGCCTGTTGCAGTGGTTCCCCGTTGAGGTCGGCTCACTTCCTTGCCCCCcacttttccctctgcctctgccttcctcttctggcCATCTGCTGTTACCTTGATGTTCTCCTTGATGTACCACGCTTCCCTCTGCGTCTTCACCTTGTCCCTCATCTCAGAGCCCTGACCCCTTACTTCTTGCCTCTCCAGAATGTGGACATGTGGACGCTGGGAGCGCGGCCTCCCGGCAGCACTCACCTCCCCCCAGCAGCCAGGTTCCTGAGCCCACAGGAACGGCACCTTTAGACCTGGGCTCCCCTGCCCAGACGCACCTGCCACCTGCCGTGCggtccacccaggcacccacactTCCAGCAGGAGCGCCGTCCTCGGATGAAAAGCTCGCCCACATCAACGAAACTGCTACACCCACTGTGGGCCACGGGCTTGGGGCTGGGCCTgaggctggggagaagcagaagcagTTGGAAGACAATGTGGGACCGACATCTGGGACACCAGCTACGGTCCCTATGGTATCCCTCCTGGCCATCACCCTCGCTCTCACCGTTGTCCTCTTGTACATCCTGtgccagaggaggagggagcagtgCCGGCAGCAGTCTCCAGGTAAGCTGGGTCTCTAGGCCCCTCTCCTGGGGGCCCAGAGCCTCCTGGGCAGGGATCCTGCCCCTGGTAGCTCCTAGTTGGCTGGAAACCTGCCCCAGGCAGTCAGTTATGAAGGCTGTCTACACTGTGGATCATAGGCAATGAGAGAAGAGTCAGCCAGAGACTATAGACTAGAGAGGGAGATGAGgcagggttggggcgcctgggtggctcagccggtcaggcatccgacttcggctcaggtcatgatctcgcagtctgtgagttcgagcccgcgtcgggctctgtgcagacagcttagagcctggagcttgctttggattctgtgtctccctgtctctctgctcctctctcactcgtgctgtctctttctccttcaaaaataaataaacacatcaaaaacaaaaattaaaacaagacaaaaaacaggCCGGGTTTGGAGCAAGATCAGGAAGATAGCAGAGAACGTGGGAGCCATTCATTTAATTCACAGatctttactgagcacctgttgtGTTACTAGGTCGTATGGCTAATGTTTTGGGATCTGACTCCCCGGGTCAAGCTCTTCCCCTAAACTTCTCTTGATCTCAGAGCTCATCTCGaaatttccttatcttttccaGATCTACAGTTCCATTACACACCTGTGGCATCAGACTCCAACGCTTGAGCTAAGGATGGAAATCTCTGAGGGCAGCCATTGTGATTTATTCAGCCCCCTATGCGTTGAATTGATACATTAGAATGCTCTCTGGCGCCTGGTGGGCACTCTAGCTGTTTTCTGGTTAATGTGCACGTAACCAAGCGCTGCCCTCTTGTGGacccttcctatttttttctacaCAATCCTGTAAAATCCATCTTCTAATGTGATCTCTTGGATAAAGTCttcatgtatgtttttaattactaaagattatttttataattattgacTCTTCCTTCTGCAAATGTGGCCTTCAATTCCTTGCTCCCTTACCGCAGTTCTTGGCTTCAACGTCTCCGCTGAGGGTCTCcccacttgcccccccccccctccttcacACACCAGCTGttcctccctcctgcttcctctcccacAGTGCGGGCCTGGGCTTTTCCCACCCCCGCTCCCCGGCGGGGCGCCACACAGTTTGGTTTCATTTCCCCCAATCCCTGTATCACCCACGTATGTTCCAGTGAGAGTCTGGGCTCCTTGCTTTTCTTgctactgtttttattattaaaacccTTAGttcttgtttttgcttctttcaaTGAAGAACGTGTCTTCATTGGTCCCGTCTGCAGAGGCCTGCGACAGGGTCACACGGTGTTGGAGGAAGTGGGTTTGGTGTCTGAATCTCCGTCTGTCTGAGCTCGCTCGTGGagggcaggagcaggagcaggaacCAGGGCAGAGTTGTGGCAGGcttggtctgccaagtttctccaCCCCCCACTTTCAGTCCCTTTGTCCCCATATCCTCTGGCCAGCAGGGCGTGTATGTGGCGGCCCACAGTACCCATTGCACAGGTGTCTGGGTTCTGTCCCGGGTCCTCCTCCGACCTCTCACTCCACCTGCTTGGCCTAGTTTTCCAGCATCTGCTCACAGGTTCGGGCCACATCACTGAGCTTGAGGCGAGCGTAGTCCACTCGCTTCAGGGCCATCTGACAGTCCTTCCTCGAAGAGTAGCTGGAACCCTCATGGGGCTGCCCCGTGGCCACCTAGGGGACATTCACATTGATCGGTGAagcaccccttcccttccccatctccccacccaagcATCCAGTCTCctgtatcattttcttccttgagTGTGAATCCATTATGGCACATGGGCGGTGGCTGGGTGACCCTGGgtaaatcacttaacttctcttttttttttttaaatttttttttttcaacgtttatttatttttgggacagagagagacagagcatgaacgggggaggggcagagagagagggagacacagaatcggaagcaggctccaggctctgagccgtcagcccagagcccgacgcggggctcgaacccacagaccgcgagatcgtgacctggctgaagtcggacacttaaccgactgtgccacccaggggccccaatcacttaacttctcttaacctcatctgtaaaatgtgggtaaCAACAACTACTTCCTAGAGCTGTTGTAGGAATAGATAATGCAGCGTCTGGCATGCTGCAAAATCTTAGCAAATGGTTGTTGCTGTTGTAATGACTTCAGAACCCTGTCGACCctgtcccttttctccacgtAACCACTTCAAACCCACGAGGTCAGGTCAAGTTCCTAAGTGCAAAGTCCTGTGGGTTTGGCATTGTTTACAAGTCCTTGGGAATTCCCTGTCCCCAGTAGCTCATGTGATGCAGAGCAGTGAGGCAGGCGGGCCTGCCTTCAGGACTTTCTTTTTAGAAGGAGAAGCCAGCCCTGGAGAGGGGAGGTTCTGCCAAGGGTCATCCGGCTGGGTTGTGGGTGGTGCCAGCCAGTGTGGACGGCCAAGTCCCGTCTGGCTCCAAAGGTCAACGATCCCCGAAGGCTAACGCTTAGGCGGAGGGCCAGGCGGGCGCGCAGGACCTCCCAGCACACACACCTGGGTGAGGTAGCGGATCTGAGCCGACAGCTCCGCTTCCACGTGTTGCACCGACGCCGTGAAGGCCGCCGCCTGCCGGTCCAAGAGCCGCTCGTTGCTTTTCTCCTTGGACAATTCCAGGATCACGGTACCTGCGGGGCGGAGAGAGGGCGGGGCTGGCCGGGTGCTGCCCCGCCCCGGGACCCGCCCCGGGACCCGCCCCGCAGCGCTAGCACTCGGGCTCCCTCCCGTCCCCACTGCCTGGCGGCGGGCGGCGCAAGTACCGCCGTCGCGTCCCGAACCTGCATTCTGGAGAATGGCGCCGATTTCCCGCTCGATGTCTTCCAGGGCGCGCAGCCTCTCGTTCGCCAGGCTGTAGGTCGCCATGGTCACTCCGGGACTCCTCCGCGGGGTTTTCTTCTTCGGCGAAACTCGACGCTCGAGCCCGGAAGTGGCTGTCAGCTTGCGCCTGCGCAGGTCGCTCTCTAGCTGAGACTACAATTCCCAGGATGCTCAGCGCAGCCTCGCCTTGCTGGGGCGGGGTAGTCACCCGGTGAACTACAACTCCCAGGGTGCCGTGCGCACGCCCCGGTctgcgccgccgccgccacctcGCGACCACCTGTGGTAAGAGGCGGTGGTGAAACATTTCATTCCTTGGGCTGAGGTCATTCAGACCTGTCCGCTTTCGCGACACTGCCCTGGGGTATCTATTTGATTTCTTCTATGAGAATTTATCGCGCGTCTGCTGGTGCCGGGTGGCGATGGCGGCAGCTCTGGGGTGTCCCTCCGGACTGGACGGCCGTGGGCTCTGTCGGCGTCCGGCGAGGCCggggcagagcctgacttggtGAGTGTTGCGTTGTTCGTCCTAGCGCTTCCTCCTGGGCTGCAGCCCCACTGAAGCACAGGCTTGGCAATCTCAGCCTTTCCCCCTTTCCGCTTCCCTATTACGCGGTGGGGTCTGGGGGTCCGGAGGTGAaggggatggagccccacgtgacAGTGAGGTCGATGTTTGCCGAGAGGCACGCTCAGGGTGCACCTTCGGGACCACAGAGCGAGGATTTGGGGATGCAGCCTTGCCAGAATCGGGCCTTAGGGGTTAATTAACCCGGTGAGTGGGAGGTTGGATGGAAAAGGGGGTCGGCGCGGCAGGTGCATGGTGCTGAGAAGGGGCCTGCCCGGCCCAGCCCAAGTACAGCAAGGCGTTCGGCTCGGCCCCAGTGAGTGGAGTGTGGCAGCGGCCAGACTGAAGTGGGAGCCGGATCAGGAGAAGGCGGCTTGCAGGCTGAGTAATTTGGACTTTGTTCTGAAAGCACTTGAGAGCCCTTAAAGGATCTCCGAGAAGTGGGTTATGACCAGGTTTACCTTTTTTTGGAAAGATCCACCTCGACGGCCTATGGAAGGTTGAGAATGAAGCTAGTTCACACGGGGTTAGCAAATGGAGACTTTCAGATCAACTCGGGGATCCGGCATTCAACTCCACTCCTTTTTAAAATCCTAatgaaatggggcgcctgggtggcacagtcggttaagcgtccgacttcagccaggtcacgatctcgcggtccgtgagttcgagccccgcgtcaggctctgggctgacggctcagagcctggagcctgtttccgattctgtgtctccctctctctctgcccctcccccgttcatgctctgtctctctctgtcccaaaaataaataaacgttgaaaaaaaattaaaaaaaaaaaatcctaatgaaaTAACAAGGAGGATTGCATTAaggggtcaaagagagaggggaactaATAGCAAAACTTTAGATAGAAGCTGGAAAACAGAGGACAAGTGGTAACCGATTTAGTAGTGAAGTGGGAATAATTAAGCCGGCAGTaaagaaaacccaaaagcaaCTTGATTCACtctttttagtaaatttttttttttatttaaaaaaaatttttttttaacgtttatttatttctgggacagagagagacagagcatgaacgggggaggtgcagagagagagggagacacagaatcggaagcaggctccaggctccgcgccgtcagcccagagcccgacgcggggctcgaactcatggaccgcgagatcgtgacctggctgaagtcagacgcttaaccgactgcgccacccaggcgccccctttagtaaattttttaatgtttgtttatttttgagagagagacagagtgcgagttggggaggggcagagagagagagagagagagagagagagagagagggagacacagaatctgaagcaggctccaggctctgagatgtcagcgcagagccccacgcacaggaaccttgagatcgtgacttgagcagaagtcagacgcttaactgaccgagccacccaggcaccccaatgtttattttttttgagagggagagagagagagcgaacatgagcaggggaggggcagagagagagggggacagaggatccaaagtgggctctgagctgtcagcacagggcctgacacggggctggaactcatgaaccgcgagatcatgacctgagcagaagtcaga is a window of Prionailurus viverrinus isolate Anna chromosome E1, UM_Priviv_1.0, whole genome shotgun sequence DNA encoding:
- the CXCL16 gene encoding C-X-C motif chemokine 16 — protein: MRRPWGLRSLALLLLLELLPPPGDGNEGSVTGSCYCGTTISSGSPPKRQLLAHLRKHLKVYHRCNSYIRFQLPVRSVCGGSRDQWVQELMNCFDLRECGHVDAGSAASRQHSPPPSSQVPEPTGTAPLDLGSPAQTHLPPAVRSTQAPTLPAGAPSSDEKLAHINETATPTVGHGLGAGPEAGEKQKQLEDNVGPTSGTPATVPMVSLLAITLALTVVLLYILCQRRREQCRQQSPDLQFHYTPVASDSNA
- the LOC125151257 gene encoding cuticle collagen 14-like, producing the protein MSGTRRHRSAASKEFLPVPWARARVGGLRELAAPSCRARTVRTDSAVGTARTSRTAPPAAGKTPEAGPRAPAPPRPPGTRAESKGKAGCAGGGRPDGLTPAAVRPPRSGLELRTPTRFRLPARPGHMPVMPAGEVRAGAAHRPGPLGARSRRAGCGHQGRARAALTSHPRPPPHPPASPEVFTFEKWWRLQSGPRPLWP
- the MED11 gene encoding mediator of RNA polymerase II transcription subunit 11 — protein: MATYSLANERLRALEDIEREIGAILQNAGTVILELSKEKSNERLLDRQAAAFTASVQHVEAELSAQIRYLTQVATGQPHEGSSYSSRKDCQMALKRVDYARLKLSDVARTCEQMLEN
- the ZMYND15 gene encoding zinc finger MYND domain-containing protein 15; this encodes MEFVSGYRDEFLDFAALLFGWFRKFATERGAVGASLEGRWRQLETQIRRLPQDPALWVLHVLPNRNVGISLGQGAEPGPGSGLGAAQFLGDEPPLHLRDLSPYVSFVSLEEGEEAEEEEEEESGEEEGAGLEKVDPDKNGAPAPTSRDSPQEANPPGRPEEPERQAGGGGGGQDCCREDKAEDEAVPERRKGRRSEAAPLHLSCLLLVTDEHGTILGIDLLMDGAQGSAGKGSGPENLAPRAYALLCHSMACPMGSGDPRKPRQLTVGDAQLHRELESLVPRLGVKLAKTPMRTWGPRPGFTFASLRARTCHVCHRHSFEVKLTPCPQCSAVLYCGESCLRADWRRCPDDVSHRFWCPRLAAFMERAGELATLPFTYATEVTSETFNKEAFLASRGLTRGYWTQLSMLIPGPGTPRHPRGSTPSLSLLLSGDPYQLLQGDGPALMPPVPPDPPRSFFGSWQDYYRWRGLGLDSPMAVLLTYPLTVYYVITHLVPQSFPELNIQNKQSLKIHVVEAGKEFDLVMVFWELLVLLPHVALELQFVGDGLPPESDQQHFTLQRDGPEVSVRPGSGVSGRLSSGTKEKGGRRDLQIKVSARPYHLLQGPKPDLVIGFNSGFGLKDTWLSSLPRLQSLRVPAFFTESSEYGCVMDDQTMAVATGGGTSPPRPNPFRSPFRLRAADNCMPWYCNAFIFHLVYKPPQGGGARPAPGPAPQAPPPAAPPAPARRRRGEKKPGRGARRRR